From the genome of Nitrospirota bacterium:
AATTCCAAGATTTCAGCTATTAAGGCAAAGATAATTGAAGTAGTGGTTTCCCTTAATCTGAAAGCAAAGTTTATTGATATGATAGTGGAGAAGTTAAAAGAATACAATAAGGAAATACATCGCAAGGATAATGAGATTCAGGTCTGCAGCAGGAAAATGAAATGCAAGGCCGATGAGCTTCCGGTAATTTTCGGTAAGATACAGGGGAATAAATTAAAATTAAAGAGACTGGCAGATAAGATCAATAAACGGGAGGAAGATATCCTGAGTTTGGAGAGGACCTGGTCTGCTGCTGTGGAATCTCTGAGATTAATTGAGAATGACGTTGTTATACCTTCACATGAACTTAAAGAGGCTGTAAAGGTATTAGAGATGGCAGAGTTACGGAGCAGGATTGCAAAGAGTGAGCTCATTGAAGCAAACCTTCGTTTGGTCGTAAGTATCGCTAAGAAATACACCAACCGCGGACTTCAGTTTCTTGACCTTATTCAGGAAGGAAACATTGGGCTGATGAAGGCAGTAGATAAGTTTGAATACAGACGTGGTTATAAGTTCAGTACCTATGCTACATGGTGGATACGTCAGGCAATAACAAGGGCGATTGCTGATCAGGCACGGACAATCAGGATCCCTGTGCATATGATTGAAACTATCAACAAATTGATTCGTACATCAAGGCAGCTGGTACAGGAGATCGGCAGAGAACCAACTCCGGAAGAAATCGCTGCAGAGATGAAACTTCCTGTAGACAAGGTGAGGAAGGTTCTTAAGATCGCAAAAGAGCCTATTTCATTGGAGACCCCTGTTGGTGAGGAGGAAGACAGCCATCTCGGTGATTTCATTGAAGACAAAAAGGTGGTGTCTCCTCTGGAGGCAGCAGTTAAGGCAAACCTGCATGGGCAGATTGATTCTGTGTTACAGACACTTACGCCAAGGGAAGAAAAAGTACTGAGGCTGCGTTTTGGGATAGGCGAAATAACGGATCATACTCTTGAGGAGGTCGGTCAGAGCTTTGATGTTACACGTGAAAGGATTAGACAAATTGAAGCTAAGGCCTTAAGAAAGCTGAGACACCCAAGCCGTAGTAAACGCCTCAAGAGCTTTATAGAGTAGGATTGCAGGGCCCATAGCTCAGTTGGTAGAGCTACCGGCTCATAACCGGTTGGTCCCAGGTTCAAGTCCTGGTGGGCCCACCATGTTTAACATGGTATTATGCAGTTGTAAGTTTTATTATGTATGATATAATTTAAAGTTCACTTATGGATTTTATACAATATGACCAGCTAAGGATTCTTGTTCAACTTCAGGATAAAGACTTCCGCATTGCAGGGATAGTAGAAAAGCAAAAGAACCTGCCGTCTATCATTGCCTCGATTAGGGGCAGCCTTGATAAAGCACAACAGGAGTTATCAGAGGCGTCTGCCGGTTTTGATTCTGCTACCAAGGAGCGAAAAAACCTTGAGAGTTCGCTCAAGGATGCAGAGACCAAGGTAACTAAACTTAAAGAGAAAATCCCTGAGATTAAGACAAATAAGGAATATCATGCACTGCTCAAGGAAATTGAGTCTGCAGGACAGGATAAGTCTGAAATAGAAGAAAAGATATTAGTCCTGTTTGAAATGCTTGATGAATTAAAGGTAAAGCGATCAGAGAAGGAAAATGTAGTTAAGGAAGCAGAGAAGGTATTTAACAGGGAGAAGGAAGTAATTGAAAAGGATTATGAGAAACTTGCTGAAATTTTAAAGGATCTGGAATCTCAAAAAAGCGACATCGTAGCCGGTATGGATCCTAAACTTCTTTCTGAATATAACCGGCTTCTTAGTGACAAAAAGGGGTTAGCTGTCGTAACTGTGAAAAATGAGCACTGTCTTGGCTGTCATATGCGCGTCCCGCCTCAGGTCTTTGCTGAAATAAAAAAGAATGAAAAGATAAGCTACTGTTTAAACTGCAAGAGGATCCTCTATTGGAAACCACAAGACACAGCATCCTGAAAATCTTTACAGACGGAGTTGCAAGGGGAAATCCAGGTGAAGGTGGTTTTGGGGTAATCATTAAGGATTCTGACGGCTGCGTAATAGAAGAAGTTGGCGGATATATCGGAATTACAACGAATAATGTTGCTGAATATACTGCACTGTTAAATGCATTGAAGACCTCTTTGAAATACAATGCCGGGAAAATTGTTGTTTACTCAGATTCAGAGCTTATGGTAAGACAGCTTAACGGTATATATAAGGTTAGAAATGAGGGTCTTTTGCCATTGTATAAAGAGGCAAAAGAATTGACTTCCCAATTCAGGGATTTTACTATTGAACATATTCCGCGTGAAAAAAACAGAGAAGCGGATGCCCTGGCAAATAAGGCAGTGGACAGAAAGCATTCCTGATCCTGAGTCCAAACTCTGAATAATCAATATCATAAGCTGCATTAGACAAAATGCTTGAAAGATTTGTGATTTGGATTTAATATTATTAAGGGCTAAGATATAAGGAATTTAGATTCCAAATTTCGGACTAAGTAAGACAGATGATCGCTCTGTCCCGTTTCGTGGACAGGGAGGAAAGTCCGAACTCCGCAGGGCGCGGTGCTGGCTAACAACCAGTGGGGGTGACCCTAAGGAAAGTGACACATAAAACAAACCGCTAGGAAAGCCTTAATGGCTTTCACTTGTAGCTATTGGCTAATAGCTATAAGCTATTAGTGAAGATGCGAAGTATCTTCCTAGTAAGGGTGAAACGGCGAGGTAAGAGCTCACCGCTCCATTGGTAACAATGGAGGCACGGTAAACCCCACCAGGAGCAAGACCAAATAGGGGGACGATTGAGGGCTGCCCGTCCGAGTCTCCGGGTTAGGTCGCTTAAGGTCCTGAGCAATCAGGGTCTCAGAGGAATGATCATCGCTTTCGTCCTGGTAACGGGATGGGAGAACAGAATTCGGCTTACGTCTTACTTAGTCCGTAAAAAATCATCAGGGTGGGTAATTCCCACCCTGAAACTTAATGTGCAGGTATTGACATAAGGCTACTTTAGGACAATTCTTTGGATAGTTGTTCAACAAGGTTAGCATACTTCTGCCAGCCGCCTTCTCCGAGTTTTTCTTTTTCAACTATCTCAAATTTCTTTAAGAGTTCTTCCTGAAACGACTCCGGCAGGATGTTATCGGCCATCATATAAAGTATGCCGTCTTCTTTAGGAATATGCTGTGACAGCAGATCCGAATAATTCCGTGCATTCTCAGCAATTGCCTTCTTGAAGCTATTATCTCCTGCAGCATATTTCTCAATACTTTCAGCTAATCCCCTTGCAAAGCTCCGCCCTTCATCATGTTCAATCAGCATCATTCCGATTGGGCCTCCCTCCCTCGGGAATCCCCTCTCTTCCATGGCCTGGAATAGCAGGTCCTCCTCTTTTCCATGATGATAATTATCTGCAAAAGTCTTAATAAAGTCTGAAGCTTTCTTCAGTGAATCTGCAGGTACATCAGCCCCCTGGTCTAACTTTTTGGCCACCTTTTGTAAGATGTCAAGCATCTTCTCTATCAGTCTGTGGTCTTTCTTTAGCGCCTCAGTTGCTACCATTGTATTATTACCTCCTGTTGTAAGGTGAATTTACCTATATACTATCATACTATATTTGTTAGTGACATTGTATGATATTTATCATATTGCCAGACAAATTTATGCTGGACGATTCTAAGCCAATTTTCACAATGGCTCTGAAATGCCGAGTCTCCTGACCATCAGAAAATGCATTGCAAGCAAACCGACAGTAATCCAGGGTAGTATTACTACATGAAAGGCAAAGAACCTTGTTAGTGCAAGCTGGCCAACTGCATCTCCCCCTTTAAGAAGATAAGTAAAATATTTTCCAAGAATGGGAAATGTAGATGGTATCTCTGCACCTATTGTCGTTGCCCAGAATGAGACCTGGTTCCATGGCAGAAGATAACCTGTAAATCCAAAGGCCATAACAAGTAATAAAAGGGTGATCCCAATGACCCAGTTCATATCCCTCGGATGTTTATACGCACCATGAAAATAAATCCTTATCATATGTATAAGCACAGTAATAACCATAATATTTGCTGCCCAGTGGTGAAATCCACGTACCATCCATCCAAAAGGGACATTGTTGGTGATATGGACTACACTGTCATATGCCTGATCAATAGTTGGCCTGTAATACATAAGCAGGAGTATACCGGTTATTATATTAGTTACAAAGAGGAGGAAAGTGAAACCGCCGAAACAAAACCAGAAATTGACATGTTTTGGCACAGGCTTCTTAAGTATCTTCTGAAGGGCTGTCCTGAGATCAAGCCTGTCGTCAAGTTCACCATATAGAAAGCCGGTGGCGAGCCCAAACCAGTTAATAATCCATCGCAGGTTGACACTGCGCTCAATCTTGTCCAGCCACGTACGTCTTTTTTTTATCTTATTATTACTCATTGCTCATTGCTTTACACTCATTGCTTCTTATATCATCCCACGACTATCTTATCCCCGGTAATCTTTACATCGTAACTTGGAAGCGGACGAGGCGGCGGGCCGGCCACTACTGTCCCATTCAGATCATAAGTGCCTGCATGACACGGGCAGACGAGTCTGTTCTGTTCCGGATGCCAGTTAACTATGCATCCCAGGTGAGTACAGATAAGTGAAAGGGCATACAGCGTTTCGTTGCTCTTGATGATGCCGACCGGTTTGCCCCCGATTACAAGCTTTTTCATGCCACCTTCAGGGAGGTCGGCGGCAGGGAAAGAGACTTTATCTTCACCAGGAGGCCCTGCTGTCTTTTCCGTAGGCCATATATACCTGATACCTGCGAAACCGGATAACCCAGCTGCACAAGCGGCCCAGATACCTATCAGGACATTAATAGCTGTAGTTAAGAAATTCCGTCTTGATACTTCTTCCATATGTATCTAATTCGTCTTATTCACTTCCCTGGCAAAAGTCCTTATATAGTGTATAACGGCCCATCTCTGCTCCGGCTTCATGATTTCTTCCCTTGCGAACATCCTGGTTCCGTGTACACCCTTGGAGACAGAATAAAACAGCATACCGTCCGACTTATCCGATATCGCGGATGATTTCGTAAAGTCCCGCGGCATTGGTTTATACTTACCGATAACAGCGGCATTTCCCTTGCCGTCGCCGTGTACGCCATGGCATACCTCGCAATGACCTGTATAGAGCGCACGCCCTTCCCTTAATGTAGCCAGATTAAATGGCAGGGGGTTTTTCTTGTTTATATATTCCTGAGGATAAAAACCAGGGTCCGTAGTTGGGTCGTTTTCGGCAAAAGACATTAAAGGAAATACCAGCATCATTGCTGATACAATAAGTACCATTTTACATAGATTATTCATAACACCTCCGTATCTTGTATCAAGTCACCCCGATATATTTATGAACTGCATCAGAAACAGTATCAATTACTTCTAATATTTCTTCGTGTGTCTCGCCCTCGACCATTATTCGAAGGAGAGTCTCGGTACCTGAGTATCTTACAACAATTCGACCCCTTCCTTCCAGCTTTTTTTCTGACTCTCTGACGATCCTGTTAAAGTCGCGCAAGGTTTCGAGCGGCTTCTTCTCTTTCACCTTGATATTGACTAATTTTTGAGGAAAAGTTTTCATGCAGGATGCCAGATCAGACAGTCCCTTTCCTGTCTGCTGCATCATCGTCAAAACCTGCAGCGCCGTTATAAGGCCATCACCTGTAGTATTGTAATCCAGGAAAATTAAGTGTCCTGACTGTTCCCCGCCGAGGTTGTAGTTGTTTTTTATCATCTCTTCCATGACATATCTGTCTCCAACCTGTGTCC
Proteins encoded in this window:
- a CDS encoding Rieske (2Fe-2S) protein, with protein sequence MEEVSRRNFLTTAINVLIGIWAACAAGLSGFAGIRYIWPTEKTAGPPGEDKVSFPAADLPEGGMKKLVIGGKPVGIIKSNETLYALSLICTHLGCIVNWHPEQNRLVCPCHAGTYDLNGTVVAGPPPRPLPSYDVKITGDKIVVG
- a CDS encoding cytochrome b N-terminal domain-containing protein translates to MSNNKIKKRRTWLDKIERSVNLRWIINWFGLATGFLYGELDDRLDLRTALQKILKKPVPKHVNFWFCFGGFTFLLFVTNIITGILLLMYYRPTIDQAYDSVVHITNNVPFGWMVRGFHHWAANIMVITVLIHMIRIYFHGAYKHPRDMNWVIGITLLLLVMAFGFTGYLLPWNQVSFWATTIGAEIPSTFPILGKYFTYLLKGGDAVGQLALTRFFAFHVVILPWITVGLLAMHFLMVRRLGISEPL
- a CDS encoding cytochrome c; the protein is MNNLCKMVLIVSAMMLVFPLMSFAENDPTTDPGFYPQEYINKKNPLPFNLATLREGRALYTGHCEVCHGVHGDGKGNAAVIGKYKPMPRDFTKSSAISDKSDGMLFYSVSKGVHGTRMFAREEIMKPEQRWAVIHYIRTFAREVNKTN
- the rpoD gene encoding RNA polymerase sigma factor RpoD, whose protein sequence is LISVGKEKGYLTYDELNNALPEDFVSSDEMDSIMMMFGEMEIDIVDQIEEENYQKLVNEEEVEEEEKEERDLSVGIARLDDPVRLYLKEMGDVSLLSREGEIEIAKRIEEGKREIESIIFGMPFTISQIVLFGDRLKTGKVTLHEFVSTYEEEDVEFEEIVEQDIEELKHKTLAVIEKLKRTYREFRNQQKKVNSGTLKVKELAKANSKISAIKAKIIEVVVSLNLKAKFIDMIVEKLKEYNKEIHRKDNEIQVCSRKMKCKADELPVIFGKIQGNKLKLKRLADKINKREEDILSLERTWSAAVESLRLIENDVVIPSHELKEAVKVLEMAELRSRIAKSELIEANLRLVVSIAKKYTNRGLQFLDLIQEGNIGLMKAVDKFEYRRGYKFSTYATWWIRQAITRAIADQARTIRIPVHMIETINKLIRTSRQLVQEIGREPTPEEIAAEMKLPVDKVRKVLKIAKEPISLETPVGEEEDSHLGDFIEDKKVVSPLEAAVKANLHGQIDSVLQTLTPREEKVLRLRFGIGEITDHTLEEVGQSFDVTRERIRQIEAKALRKLRHPSRSKRLKSFIE
- a CDS encoding hemerythrin domain-containing protein produces the protein MVATEALKKDHRLIEKMLDILQKVAKKLDQGADVPADSLKKASDFIKTFADNYHHGKEEDLLFQAMEERGFPREGGPIGMMLIEHDEGRSFARGLAESIEKYAAGDNSFKKAIAENARNYSDLLSQHIPKEDGILYMMADNILPESFQEELLKKFEIVEKEKLGEGGWQKYANLVEQLSKELS
- a CDS encoding ribonuclease HI family protein yields the protein MLKIFTDGVARGNPGEGGFGVIIKDSDGCVIEEVGGYIGITTNNVAEYTALLNALKTSLKYNAGKIVVYSDSELMVRQLNGIYKVRNEGLLPLYKEAKELTSQFRDFTIEHIPREKNREADALANKAVDRKHS